A window of Eubacteriaceae bacterium ES3 contains these coding sequences:
- a CDS encoding hydantoinase B/oxoprolinase family protein: MDLRTETIINRTVILNRLDSITKEMGIALERSAHSPIFAEACDFACCICDANGELVSQLNGIPILATAGSFSVKAVIRKFGHKIHDGDVFIINDPYNGGNHLPDIGIITPVFSHDELLFFCVSRAHHGDIGGSTAGSYNPKATEIYQEGIRIPPTRLMKNNEMLEDILDLIRINTRNPEMLTSDFLAQIGSNRLAAKRIQEMLLSFSPEIVKNAVHDSLKMAADLTKKRISQVPDGIYRAYDFIDDDGFQKEPIRIEVAVKITGDQMLIDFQGTDNQVTGFINTSVVTATCASGIAALWFLGKDIPRNGGAFGCINVNLPKGSLVNPNLPAPMTLCTLTPASEIIGTIFKALDQAETGRVSAGYHRYLGPSFYGVDPRNDRYFVGFSFCSLGSGGAMEGHDGKPYMATLSNFGGVKAPNIESNEVQYPHLTLYHEMDPDTAGAGEYRGGCGMKYAFQVTADRTDIVNFGDGIKHAPYGLRGGKSGSLNRSVFVSQGKEVIMESKEAPRKAVKGDQIYLNTSGGGGWGDPLKRSPEKVYNDVLDGIISNESAEKIYGVIIDESGINMKKTLERRKSS, translated from the coding sequence ATGGATTTACGAACTGAAACGATTATTAACAGAACCGTGATTTTGAATCGTCTTGATAGTATCACCAAAGAAATGGGGATTGCACTTGAGCGTTCTGCTCACTCTCCAATTTTTGCAGAAGCCTGTGACTTTGCCTGCTGCATATGTGATGCAAATGGCGAACTTGTCTCTCAGCTTAATGGTATTCCAATTTTAGCAACTGCAGGTTCTTTTAGTGTTAAAGCAGTTATTCGCAAATTTGGACACAAAATTCATGATGGTGATGTGTTTATTATCAATGATCCATATAATGGTGGAAATCATTTGCCTGATATTGGTATTATTACGCCTGTTTTTTCGCATGATGAACTACTATTCTTCTGTGTAAGTCGAGCGCATCATGGCGACATTGGCGGCTCAACAGCAGGTAGTTACAACCCTAAAGCGACGGAAATTTATCAGGAAGGAATTAGAATTCCACCAACTCGCCTGATGAAAAACAATGAAATGCTAGAGGATATTCTTGACCTGATTCGTATCAACACCCGTAATCCAGAGATGCTCACCAGCGATTTTTTAGCACAAATAGGCTCAAATCGCCTAGCTGCGAAGAGAATTCAAGAGATGCTTTTATCCTTTTCTCCTGAAATTGTTAAAAATGCTGTTCATGATTCTTTAAAAATGGCTGCTGATTTAACTAAAAAAAGAATCAGTCAAGTTCCCGATGGAATTTACCGAGCCTACGATTTTATAGATGATGATGGTTTTCAGAAGGAACCGATACGAATAGAAGTGGCTGTCAAAATCACCGGTGATCAGATGCTAATAGATTTTCAGGGGACTGATAATCAGGTAACAGGTTTTATTAATACCTCAGTTGTAACCGCAACTTGTGCCTCTGGGATAGCCGCCCTTTGGTTTTTAGGGAAAGATATTCCTCGGAATGGCGGTGCATTTGGTTGTATTAACGTTAATCTACCCAAAGGTTCTTTGGTTAACCCTAACCTTCCGGCACCTATGACACTTTGCACATTAACACCTGCCAGTGAAATAATTGGAACTATCTTTAAAGCCCTGGATCAGGCCGAAACAGGAAGAGTTTCAGCAGGTTACCATCGTTATCTGGGTCCGTCCTTCTATGGTGTTGATCCGAGAAACGATCGGTATTTTGTTGGCTTTTCCTTTTGTTCATTAGGTAGTGGTGGAGCAATGGAAGGACATGACGGAAAGCCTTATATGGCGACTTTGTCGAATTTTGGCGGCGTCAAAGCACCTAATATTGAATCGAATGAGGTTCAATACCCCCATTTAACACTTTACCATGAAATGGACCCTGATACTGCAGGAGCTGGAGAATATCGCGGAGGTTGCGGTATGAAATATGCTTTCCAGGTAACTGCTGACCGAACTGATATTGTGAATTTTGGGGATGGCATTAAACACGCTCCTTATGGATTAAGAGGTGGAAAATCAGGGAGTTTAAATCGCAGTGTTTTTGTCAGTCAGGGAAAAGAAGTTATTATGGAAAGCAAAGAAGCTCCAAGAAAAGCAGTTAAAGGCGATCAGATTTATTTGAATACCAGCGGTGGAGGTGGTTGGGGAGACCCTCTAAAACGTTCCCCAGAAAAGGTTTATAATGATGTACTTGATGGTATTATCTCGAATGAGTCTGCTGAAAAAATATATGGTGTCATTATCGATGAGTCAGGTATCAATATGAAAAAAACTTTAGAACGGAGAAAATCCTCATGA
- a CDS encoding hydantoinase/oxoprolinase family protein encodes MIKIAIDTGGTFTDFTSVGSLKNGDEKKIAVKNPTNHTFPAKGILEGLYELADSWGTTLSELLEKTEKISLGTTLALNALLEKKGVKTALFTTAGFRDALEIRRSQLSNQWDLAIKTPEVLVPRRLRFGIEERLDYKGDVIKCLNREAVISACHSCQDAGVKAIAVSYLFSFLNPEHEKQTAEIIRTECPEIFVSLSSDVSPRIREYERTTTTVINAYCTPVLSDYLSEIKRELNTLGWNRPLYIMKNSGGLSDTIDTKEFGVKTLLSGPAGGAVGNESLSKLLKRTHCVLADMGGTSFDLHVVSDEKTQLASQTELEGYPLTIPMIDIHSIGAGGGSIVQVADGGQVNVGPDSAGSVPGPACYNLGGEAPTVTDALLVLGLINAERFLGGKMRLSAELAESAIKKKIAEPLGISVSEAARMIYTIAAEMMADAMRLVTTQKGNDPRKYSLISAGGAFGLFAARVMESLNMQEIIIPVQGPVFCSWGMLGASCRTDLTASVIMEKKNFDAKKLNIKLQEMQADGKQHLSRLGVDYDRQEFDLTLEMRYVSQHHEISVPWTKAHFEQTDILEVEMAFYDAHQAIYEYAERDKEWEIIDLHLACSEAKNDNTLFPLNNSTNKQNKHLVSGEIFGLKDDIEVASINEACLQNGFTGPALIDLTYTTIVVPAGFFCQQEEDGVIIMRKEQTNGFTN; translated from the coding sequence ATGATAAAAATTGCAATTGATACAGGTGGTACTTTTACTGATTTTACTTCTGTTGGTAGCTTGAAAAACGGAGACGAAAAAAAAATTGCCGTTAAGAACCCAACTAATCATACTTTTCCGGCCAAGGGAATTCTCGAGGGACTCTATGAACTGGCTGATTCATGGGGGACTACTCTCAGTGAGCTATTAGAAAAGACTGAAAAGATTTCTCTCGGAACTACATTGGCATTAAATGCTTTACTGGAAAAGAAAGGTGTCAAAACCGCTTTATTTACCACTGCCGGTTTTCGTGATGCACTGGAAATTAGACGTTCTCAATTGTCTAATCAATGGGATCTGGCAATTAAAACACCTGAAGTTCTTGTTCCCCGCCGGCTAAGATTTGGCATTGAAGAGCGTTTGGATTACAAAGGTGATGTCATAAAATGTTTAAATCGCGAAGCCGTTATTTCTGCCTGTCATTCGTGTCAGGATGCTGGCGTAAAAGCAATTGCAGTTTCATATCTTTTTTCATTTCTAAACCCTGAGCATGAAAAGCAAACTGCTGAAATTATCAGAACAGAATGTCCTGAAATTTTTGTATCTCTTTCATCAGATGTTTCACCGCGAATCAGAGAATACGAACGTACCACAACAACCGTTATTAATGCCTATTGCACTCCAGTGTTATCCGATTATCTCTCGGAAATAAAAAGAGAATTAAACACTCTGGGTTGGAATCGGCCACTCTATATTATGAAAAACAGTGGTGGTCTTAGTGATACAATCGACACAAAAGAATTTGGCGTAAAGACACTTTTATCAGGTCCGGCCGGTGGTGCAGTAGGTAACGAAAGCCTTTCAAAACTGCTTAAAAGAACACATTGCGTTTTAGCGGATATGGGAGGAACGAGTTTTGATCTTCATGTTGTTAGTGATGAAAAAACTCAACTTGCTTCTCAAACTGAACTGGAAGGATATCCTTTAACAATACCGATGATTGATATTCATTCAATTGGTGCCGGTGGGGGAAGTATTGTTCAAGTTGCAGATGGCGGACAGGTTAATGTAGGTCCTGATTCTGCAGGTTCTGTCCCTGGTCCGGCATGCTACAATCTAGGTGGTGAAGCTCCAACAGTTACTGATGCACTTCTGGTTCTCGGACTGATTAATGCTGAACGTTTTCTCGGAGGGAAAATGCGTTTATCGGCTGAATTGGCAGAATCAGCAATAAAAAAGAAAATTGCTGAACCTCTTGGAATTTCTGTTAGTGAAGCAGCCAGAATGATCTATACTATTGCAGCCGAAATGATGGCTGATGCCATGCGGCTTGTAACTACACAAAAGGGAAATGATCCTCGTAAATACAGTCTAATCAGTGCAGGTGGAGCATTTGGATTATTTGCAGCACGTGTAATGGAATCACTTAATATGCAAGAAATTATAATCCCAGTGCAAGGTCCTGTCTTTTGCTCATGGGGAATGCTTGGTGCATCATGCCGAACAGATCTTACTGCTAGTGTCATTATGGAAAAAAAGAATTTTGATGCAAAGAAACTTAATATCAAATTACAGGAAATGCAAGCTGATGGGAAACAGCATTTATCTAGACTAGGGGTTGATTATGATCGGCAGGAATTTGATTTAACCCTGGAAATGCGCTATGTCAGCCAGCATCATGAAATTAGTGTCCCTTGGACAAAAGCTCATTTTGAACAGACAGACATTCTTGAGGTTGAAATGGCTTTTTATGATGCACACCAGGCGATATATGAATATGCTGAAAGAGATAAAGAATGGGAAATTATTGATCTTCATTTGGCCTGTTCTGAGGCTAAAAACGATAATACACTTTTCCCTTTAAACAACTCCACAAATAAGCAAAACAAGCATTTGGTATCAGGAGAGATTTTTGGATTAAAAGACGATATCGAAGTTGCTTCGATCAATGAAGCGTGTCTGCAGAATGGATTTACAGGTCCAGCGCTGATCGACTTAACCTACACAACTATCGTTGTTCCTGCAGGCTTCTTTTGTCAACAGGAGGAGGACGGTGTTATTATTATGCGAAAGGAGCAAACGAATGGATTTACGAACTGA
- a CDS encoding UbiD family decarboxylase, translating to MSQDLRDFLKDLENDGEIIHVTEEVKRNYEISTFMMELEKKHQFPVMWFDNVEESDFPVVTNILGTKERFARGMKVKASEVSEAFGEKIKDRFDDLKIIDNPPCNANIIEGDDVDLTKLPILKHFPIDAAPYITSGLCVAKDPESGAETLGYHRLQLKGKNKLGISFHSRQRMWEYFRRSEERGENMKAAICIGVHPNISLGSQASVPYHLGKFGAIGGLFGEPLEVSPCHTIDLNIPTYAEFVLEGEVLANVREPEGPFAEYTNYACFRSTENVFQVNAIRYRENAIFHDITPAMSSEHITIVSIQREGDIEKFLKQNLPNIKAVHSPLSSCGIFHCYVSMKKTAEGQAQQVILTTLGMDHHIKMVVVVDEDVDVFNEQEVLWAMATRLQADRGVMVFPNMMGETLDPSTDELSRTAKLGIDATKPLSGFSPKIDIDENVISDVQRLFKYVK from the coding sequence GTGAGTCAGGATTTACGAGACTTTTTAAAAGATTTAGAAAATGACGGTGAAATCATTCACGTCACTGAAGAAGTTAAAAGAAACTATGAAATTAGTACTTTTATGATGGAATTGGAAAAAAAACATCAGTTTCCGGTGATGTGGTTCGACAATGTGGAAGAAAGCGATTTTCCAGTGGTTACGAATATTCTTGGTACAAAAGAACGTTTCGCAAGAGGTATGAAGGTAAAAGCTTCTGAAGTTTCAGAAGCTTTTGGAGAAAAAATCAAAGATCGGTTTGATGATCTGAAAATCATCGATAATCCTCCATGTAATGCGAATATTATTGAAGGAGATGATGTAGATCTTACTAAACTGCCAATTCTTAAACATTTTCCGATCGATGCTGCCCCATACATCACATCGGGACTATGTGTGGCTAAAGATCCAGAATCTGGGGCAGAAACATTAGGATACCATCGTCTTCAATTAAAAGGCAAAAACAAATTGGGGATTTCATTCCATTCACGTCAAAGAATGTGGGAATACTTTAGACGTAGTGAAGAACGCGGTGAAAATATGAAAGCAGCTATTTGCATCGGTGTTCATCCTAATATTTCATTAGGTTCACAAGCTTCTGTTCCTTATCATTTAGGAAAATTTGGTGCGATTGGCGGATTATTTGGTGAACCGCTTGAAGTTTCACCCTGTCATACCATCGATTTAAATATTCCGACATACGCTGAATTTGTACTGGAAGGGGAAGTATTGGCCAATGTTAGAGAGCCAGAAGGTCCATTTGCCGAGTATACAAATTATGCCTGTTTTAGAAGTACCGAGAATGTTTTTCAGGTTAATGCAATTAGATACAGGGAAAACGCGATTTTTCACGATATAACCCCTGCGATGAGCAGTGAACATATCACGATTGTCTCAATTCAACGAGAAGGCGATATTGAGAAATTTTTAAAACAGAATTTGCCTAATATTAAAGCAGTTCATTCACCGCTTTCATCCTGCGGTATATTTCACTGTTATGTATCGATGAAAAAAACAGCTGAAGGTCAGGCGCAACAAGTAATTCTGACAACATTAGGAATGGATCATCATATAAAAATGGTTGTCGTTGTCGATGAAGATGTAGATGTCTTTAATGAACAGGAAGTCCTATGGGCCATGGCAACTCGACTCCAGGCAGATCGGGGCGTTATGGTGTTCCCAAATATGATGGGTGAAACCCTCGATCCATCCACTGATGAGCTAAGTCGAACGGCCAAATTAGGAATCGATGCTACCAAGCCCTTGAGCGGTTTCTCTCCTAAAATCGATATTGATGAAAATGTCATATCTGATGTACAGCGTTTATTCAAATACGTAAAATAA
- a CDS encoding energy-coupling factor transporter transmembrane component T, whose translation MMDLKNWDSGLKFVLCLLTILIGLISQNIYLNTLLIIVILFMELVSERSLKAFKTLAILILIVASQVLVINIFFGRSGQIIYTFGILRIYSGFLMTTLQGTLKISIISLSAFQFAIHTESMDMAQTLIQWKIPYRYAMLVPMIDRFLPVMINEYKSISNSQSARGVPNDIVLEKIKNLPSSILPLIYRALRISSDAALSAELRGYGRYQTRSCTQERVLDISVDYGDK comes from the coding sequence ATGATGGATTTAAAAAACTGGGATTCAGGTTTGAAATTTGTCCTTTGCTTGCTGACAATCTTAATTGGTCTTATATCCCAAAATATATATTTAAATACACTACTTATAATAGTCATCCTATTTATGGAACTTGTTTCTGAACGTTCCTTGAAAGCATTTAAAACGCTGGCCATTCTGATATTAATTGTTGCTAGTCAGGTATTAGTTATAAATATTTTCTTTGGTCGATCTGGTCAGATTATTTATACATTTGGGATATTAAGAATTTACAGTGGCTTTTTAATGACTACGTTACAGGGAACACTAAAAATATCAATCATTTCCTTATCAGCTTTTCAATTTGCTATACACACAGAGTCAATGGATATGGCACAAACCCTTATTCAATGGAAAATACCATATCGATATGCAATGCTGGTACCAATGATTGACCGCTTCTTACCAGTAATGATTAACGAATATAAATCAATCAGTAATAGCCAATCCGCGAGGGGAGTACCAAATGATATAGTGTTAGAAAAAATAAAAAATTTACCATCTTCGATTTTACCACTCATCTACAGGGCACTGCGTATTTCATCTGATGCGGCTCTATCAGCAGAACTTCGTGGATATGGACGTTACCAAACTCGAAGTTGCACTCAAGAAAGAGTACTCGATATTTCAGTTGATTACGGTGATAAATAA
- a CDS encoding ATP-binding cassette domain-containing protein produces MIQTDIQVRINELVFPDENKPALKNIKLDISQGEMIAITGSAASGKTLLLHTITSAAPKFFPCKIDGWVKIKGQDINELELNEMSDFVGYMMQEPQHQMLNRHIEDELSFGVSNMNLDPYEIKNRIAAIVDFLNMQNFTHRTTDSLSGGQAQKVVLGSVLAMRTPILLLDQPTAELDPKTSSELYSYLRKLNQENNLTIIIVMDRSDEILHGVDRVIVMEEGTIIDDLSPGQYKNKYTIKKTNNKKPLAIDTGTELISLKQVSHIYKSGIVGCDSIDFSLKKGEFTAIIGQNGSGKSTMLKLIEGLLKPSNGQVELFGQKITKKNIGPLRRRIGFLFQNPDDQIFLSSVRDEIGYILKSSTLSDAERQLKINDIIEFIGLKGLEDVHPQRLSRGQRQLLALGSVIVGDPELIIADEPTSGLSEAQGQVIMDKLSELSSKQISILLVTHNLVEAQNYSNRIVMMHNHRLVFDCEAENLMNYEKELIEYEILRGVL; encoded by the coding sequence ATGATACAAACAGATATACAAGTTCGGATTAATGAATTAGTCTTTCCGGATGAAAACAAACCAGCACTGAAAAATATTAAATTGGACATTAGTCAGGGTGAAATGATTGCAATTACAGGAAGTGCAGCATCGGGGAAAACGCTGCTATTACATACAATTACTTCAGCTGCACCAAAATTCTTTCCATGTAAAATCGACGGTTGGGTGAAAATTAAAGGTCAGGATATTAATGAATTGGAATTAAATGAAATGTCAGATTTTGTAGGCTATATGATGCAGGAACCGCAACATCAAATGCTTAATCGACATATTGAAGACGAGCTTTCATTTGGAGTTTCAAATATGAACCTGGATCCATATGAAATTAAAAATCGGATTGCAGCGATTGTTGATTTTTTAAATATGCAAAATTTTACCCATCGTACAACTGATTCACTTTCTGGAGGACAGGCCCAAAAAGTTGTACTTGGTAGTGTTTTGGCGATGAGAACTCCCATCTTATTACTGGATCAACCAACTGCTGAGCTTGATCCAAAAACCAGCAGTGAACTATACAGCTATTTAAGAAAGCTAAATCAGGAAAATAATTTAACGATTATTATCGTTATGGATCGTTCAGATGAAATACTTCATGGTGTTGATAGAGTAATAGTGATGGAAGAAGGCACAATTATTGATGATTTGTCTCCAGGACAATATAAGAATAAATATACTATAAAAAAAACAAACAACAAAAAACCCTTAGCTATAGACACCGGTACAGAATTAATCTCCTTAAAACAAGTATCACATATTTATAAAAGTGGTATTGTTGGCTGTGATTCTATCGATTTTTCTTTGAAAAAAGGCGAATTTACAGCAATAATTGGCCAAAATGGATCTGGTAAATCTACAATGCTAAAGTTAATTGAAGGATTATTAAAACCAAGCAATGGTCAAGTTGAATTATTCGGACAGAAAATTACTAAAAAAAATATTGGGCCACTAAGAAGGCGAATAGGTTTTTTGTTTCAGAATCCAGACGATCAGATTTTTTTAAGTTCTGTTAGAGATGAAATTGGATATATTCTTAAATCCAGTACACTTAGTGATGCAGAAAGACAATTGAAAATTAATGACATCATAGAATTTATCGGTTTAAAGGGATTAGAAGATGTTCACCCACAAAGACTTAGTCGTGGACAGAGACAGCTATTGGCATTGGGATCTGTGATAGTAGGAGATCCTGAGTTAATTATTGCAGATGAACCCACTTCAGGTTTAAGTGAAGCTCAAGGTCAAGTTATTATGGATAAACTTTCAGAACTTTCCAGTAAACAAATTTCAATTCTCCTTGTTACGCATAATCTGGTAGAGGCTCAAAATTATTCCAATCGGATTGTGATGATGCATAATCATCGATTAGTTTTCGATTGTGAAGCAGAAAATTTAATGAATTATGAAAAAGAATTGATTGAGTATGAAATTTTAAGAGGAGTTCTATAA
- a CDS encoding DUF2284 domain-containing protein: protein MNLKTIIFFDFFSIDGYNIAINLRKRGKTMIPTDYNLSDYDPHTDGFNYLSDIANASMLSEILNTSIALNIFEIIDQFGDDGVELEMLSYKVNIKSEILAEFLIVLKQMGFLFEWQGNYSNSLLSKQYLLPESIDFVGGLEAIQRTNLNNWKKFKNRLLSNQKESIVESNIQNQHCKIINQHISNSCTEFFEDFEGAILIIGNHTAPIISAFLQKFPQSKVTVKDPCYDPTMIDSTVSGKVVSLNSLTKQNNKFKLIFITLTDLSPESISDYCKSLTQDGILMVHDYFREHKPLKSALNSINQLLQEALPVRSAARLNGILSNYQMTSLKLVPLESDTAIYFAAKNMEPLSKLKLSIIQQLKYPLLEIGFEDVIKINPDTVVTTEFAKNKCTFGCSSAELKHCERNHMPLEETRNLLDSYSIAFLLKGAPGTGEFQRKVLKAEALAFKKGYHKAFSFWAGPCSICPECDLFKPCSNTKNRRPSMEGSGIDVFETVRNNGENLKTLSERGEFVKYYALLLLK from the coding sequence TTGAACCTCAAAACTATCATTTTCTTTGATTTCTTTTCAATTGATGGTTATAATATAGCCATTAATCTAAGAAAAAGAGGAAAAACAATGATCCCAACAGACTATAATTTAAGCGACTATGATCCTCATACTGACGGTTTTAATTATTTAAGCGATATAGCAAATGCCTCTATGCTTTCAGAAATTTTGAATACCTCGATTGCCCTTAATATTTTTGAAATAATTGATCAATTTGGGGATGATGGTGTAGAACTAGAAATGCTTAGTTATAAAGTAAATATTAAAAGTGAAATTCTTGCTGAATTCTTAATTGTATTAAAGCAAATGGGTTTTCTTTTCGAGTGGCAAGGTAATTATTCAAATTCTTTATTATCTAAACAATATTTACTGCCAGAAAGTATCGATTTTGTCGGAGGTTTAGAGGCCATTCAAAGAACGAACCTAAATAATTGGAAGAAGTTTAAGAACAGACTCTTGTCTAATCAGAAAGAAAGCATCGTTGAATCAAATATTCAAAATCAACATTGTAAGATAATCAATCAGCATATTTCCAATAGCTGTACAGAATTCTTTGAGGATTTTGAAGGGGCTATCCTGATTATTGGAAATCATACTGCTCCCATAATTTCTGCTTTCCTTCAAAAATTTCCACAATCAAAAGTAACAGTTAAAGATCCTTGTTATGATCCAACTATGATTGACAGTACTGTGTCTGGAAAAGTCGTCTCATTAAATTCTCTAACAAAACAGAACAATAAATTTAAACTTATTTTTATAACGCTTACTGATTTATCCCCTGAAAGTATAAGTGATTATTGCAAAAGTTTAACACAGGATGGAATTCTAATGGTTCATGATTACTTTAGAGAGCATAAACCTTTAAAATCAGCTTTAAATTCGATAAATCAGCTCTTGCAGGAAGCTTTGCCGGTTAGATCCGCAGCTAGACTAAATGGAATACTTTCAAATTATCAAATGACATCACTTAAACTTGTTCCGTTGGAATCAGATACAGCAATATATTTTGCAGCTAAAAACATGGAGCCATTATCTAAACTCAAGCTTTCAATTATTCAGCAATTAAAGTATCCGCTTCTAGAAATTGGCTTTGAAGACGTAATTAAAATTAATCCTGATACAGTTGTAACAACAGAGTTTGCTAAAAACAAATGTACTTTTGGATGTTCATCAGCTGAACTCAAACATTGTGAAAGAAACCATATGCCTCTTGAAGAAACAAGAAATTTACTTGATTCGTATTCCATTGCCTTTCTTTTAAAAGGTGCGCCAGGTACCGGTGAATTTCAGAGGAAAGTTCTAAAAGCTGAGGCTTTAGCATTTAAAAAAGGCTATCATAAGGCATTTTCCTTTTGGGCTGGTCCATGTTCAATTTGTCCAGAATGCGATTTGTTTAAACCTTGTTCAAATACTAAAAATAGACGACCTTCTATGGAAGGTTCAGGAATCGATGTTTTTGAAACTGTCAGAAACAATGGTGAGAATTTAAAAACTTTATCTGAGCGCGGAGAATTTGTTAAATACTATGCCTTGCTTTTGCTTAAGTAG